One segment of Hippopotamus amphibius kiboko isolate mHipAmp2 chromosome 4, mHipAmp2.hap2, whole genome shotgun sequence DNA contains the following:
- the LOC130852208 gene encoding interferon alpha-inducible protein 27, mitochondrial-like isoform X1 encodes MEFTSAVLLASKLTSKILSAGTLAKVGGAASGSILAGLPSMGLTLSSNAALAGATSTLGSLLGYPAAALTAFPLGAKAAAAAVGGAVAVGAVPLVLGAVGFTGAGITASSLAAKMMSVAAIANGGGVASGGLVATLQSVGAGGLSLSSKVVLGSAGSALVSCVVGL; translated from the exons ATGGAATTTACCAGCGCTGTCCTTTTAGCCTCTAAACTGACTTCCAAGATACTGTCTGCAGGGACCCTGGCCAAAGTGGGTGGGGCAGCCTCTGGCAGTATCTTGGCAGGACTTCCTTCCATGG ggctcaccctgTCATCTAACGCTGCCCTGGCCGGGGCCACCTCTACCCTGGGGAGCCTGCTGGGATACCCTGCTGCGGCCCTGACTGCGTTCCCACTAGGAG CCAAGGCTGCTGCAGCTGcggtgggaggag CCGTGGCCGTGGGGGCTGTGCCCCTGGTGCTGGGCGCCGTGGGCTTCACCGGGGCAGGAATCACAGCCTCTTCCTTGGCAGCCAAGATGATGTCAGTGGCCGCCATCGCCAACGGGGGTGGAGTTGCCTCTGGCGGCCTGGTGGCCACTCTCCAGTCCGTGG GAGCAGGTGGACTCTCCCTGTCATCCAAGGTCGTCCTGGGCTCTGCTGGGTCCGCCCTTGTGTCCTGCGTGGTGGGCCTGTAA
- the LOC130852208 gene encoding interferon alpha-inducible protein 27, mitochondrial-like isoform X2 codes for MEFTSAVLLASKLTSKILSAGTLAKVGGAASGSILAGLPSMGLTLSSNAALAGATSTLGSLLGYPAAALTAFPLGAVAVGAVPLVLGAVGFTGAGITASSLAAKMMSVAAIANGGGVASGGLVATLQSVGAGGLSLSSKVVLGSAGSALVSCVVGL; via the exons ATGGAATTTACCAGCGCTGTCCTTTTAGCCTCTAAACTGACTTCCAAGATACTGTCTGCAGGGACCCTGGCCAAAGTGGGTGGGGCAGCCTCTGGCAGTATCTTGGCAGGACTTCCTTCCATGG ggctcaccctgTCATCTAACGCTGCCCTGGCCGGGGCCACCTCTACCCTGGGGAGCCTGCTGGGATACCCTGCTGCGGCCCTGACTGCGTTCCCACTAGGAG CCGTGGCCGTGGGGGCTGTGCCCCTGGTGCTGGGCGCCGTGGGCTTCACCGGGGCAGGAATCACAGCCTCTTCCTTGGCAGCCAAGATGATGTCAGTGGCCGCCATCGCCAACGGGGGTGGAGTTGCCTCTGGCGGCCTGGTGGCCACTCTCCAGTCCGTGG GAGCAGGTGGACTCTCCCTGTCATCCAAGGTCGTCCTGGGCTCTGCTGGGTCCGCCCTTGTGTCCTGCGTGGTGGGCCTGTAA